The Bacillota bacterium genome has a window encoding:
- the pknB gene encoding Stk1 family PASTA domain-containing Ser/Thr kinase, translated as MVGQILGGRYTILEKLGEGGMAEVYKARCSVLNRIVALKILRPQFACDEEFVERFRREGRAAASLSHPNVVNIYDVGRDGDKHYIVMEYVKGATLKEIIKREGCIPPGYAAWIAREICHALEHAHRNNIVHRDVKPHNILVTQDGMVKVADFGIAHAASTNTITETGTVIGTVSYFSPEQARGGQVSPQSDIYSLGIVLYEMLCGRVPFRGDSPIAVAIQHIQEKPVPPRTLNPDVPEGLERVVMRALEKDPSKRFKTAEDMARALDPFATPPDIASIDDEAPTAIMTGEDLRRWRESLESGSTAVKRPDQVARPRRRGGLAVAVVTFFLILVSGTVFGLLKLPSILYVPETEVPDITGKNLDEARLLLPQSQLALEVADTRYDDKVEVNHIISQSPKAGTKVKINTKVRVIVSQGKEMVSVPDLVGLTVREAQLALERAGLAMGTKTEDYSPDMQAGAIIGQVPDPGQRLERGLPVDIVISKGPMPPGVQVPNVVGMNIDSAKKAIEAAGLVVGSELSKADAGRPDGEVVQQYPESGSMVQPQSSVDLVVSRPQGTTPGFATQGRDAATTPTVTWVTVTVPQGKSSQEVVIKVDDFYGEREVFRSFASPGERVEQHVVGYGDNIHVKVFIDGVLFKDEEIHPQG; from the coding sequence GTGGTTGGTCAGATCTTAGGAGGGAGATATACAATATTAGAGAAACTCGGCGAAGGAGGTATGGCCGAGGTTTATAAAGCTAGGTGTTCGGTTCTCAATCGCATTGTCGCACTCAAGATATTAAGGCCGCAATTTGCTTGTGACGAAGAGTTTGTGGAACGTTTTCGGCGTGAGGGCAGGGCGGCTGCAAGCCTGTCCCATCCAAATGTGGTCAATATCTATGACGTTGGACGGGATGGGGATAAGCATTATATTGTGATGGAATATGTGAAGGGCGCCACCTTGAAAGAGATCATAAAGCGGGAGGGATGCATCCCTCCCGGTTATGCCGCCTGGATTGCCCGGGAGATCTGTCATGCGCTGGAACATGCCCATAGAAACAATATCGTTCATCGTGATGTCAAACCCCATAACATCCTTGTAACTCAGGATGGCATGGTCAAGGTCGCTGACTTCGGCATAGCGCATGCTGCAAGCACCAACACGATTACGGAAACGGGCACTGTAATAGGGACAGTAAGCTACTTTTCTCCCGAGCAGGCTAGGGGGGGACAAGTTTCACCACAATCAGACATCTATTCCCTCGGGATCGTCCTCTATGAAATGCTTTGCGGGCGTGTGCCCTTCCGGGGAGATAGCCCTATTGCAGTGGCTATTCAGCATATCCAGGAAAAGCCTGTCCCACCCCGTACCTTGAACCCTGATGTCCCTGAAGGGTTGGAACGAGTGGTGATGCGGGCGTTGGAGAAGGATCCATCCAAGAGATTCAAGACAGCTGAGGATATGGCACGAGCCCTTGATCCATTTGCCACTCCTCCTGATATTGCTTCGATAGATGATGAAGCCCCGACAGCTATCATGACAGGAGAAGACCTGCGCAGGTGGCGGGAAAGTCTGGAGTCCGGAAGCACGGCCGTCAAGAGACCTGATCAGGTGGCCAGGCCAAGGAGACGTGGCGGCCTTGCTGTTGCTGTGGTCACCTTCTTTCTTATCCTGGTCTCAGGGACTGTTTTTGGACTTCTCAAGCTTCCTTCCATACTATATGTCCCCGAGACTGAAGTGCCGGATATAACCGGCAAGAATCTGGATGAGGCAAGGCTCTTATTGCCGCAGAGTCAACTCGCGCTCGAAGTGGCCGATACCAGGTATGATGATAAAGTCGAGGTTAACCATATCATTTCCCAGAGCCCGAAGGCTGGGACAAAGGTAAAGATCAATACCAAGGTGAGGGTGATCGTAAGTCAAGGTAAAGAGATGGTCTCTGTCCCTGATCTGGTTGGTCTCACTGTGCGTGAAGCCCAGCTGGCCCTAGAAAGGGCGGGGTTAGCTATGGGAACGAAAACCGAGGATTATAGCCCTGATATGCAGGCGGGCGCTATCATTGGGCAGGTGCCGGATCCTGGTCAGCGTTTGGAAAGGGGGTTGCCCGTCGATATAGTGATAAGTAAAGGGCCGATGCCCCCCGGCGTCCAGGTGCCTAATGTCGTGGGGATGAATATAGATTCGGCCAAAAAGGCTATCGAGGCTGCGGGACTCGTGGTAGGCTCTGAGTTGAGCAAGGCGGACGCAGGAAGGCCGGACGGTGAGGTAGTGCAGCAATACCCTGAGTCAGGAAGCATGGTCCAGCCGCAGAGCAGTGTAGATCTTGTTGTCTCAAGGCCTCAGGGGACGACACCAGGGTTTGCGACCCAAGGACGGGATGCGGCCACCACCCCGACAGTGACCTGGGTAACAGTTACGGTTCCCCAGGGAAAATCCTCGCAAGAGGTAGTGATAAAGGTAGATGATTTCTACGGGGAACGCGAGGTTTTCAGATCCTTTGCGTCGCCTGGCGAACGAGTTGAGCAGCATGTAGTAGGATATGGTGACAACATCCACGTCAAGGTATTCATTGATGGCGTATTATTCAAGGATGAGGAAATCCACCCGCAGGGGTGA
- a CDS encoding FtsW/RodA/SpoVE family cell cycle protein: MGLWSNGKVAGWNLAGLCILPGTIGFICVKIAQGATGDGWHWTIPVIFALASLIALSIEEKVLKVRDKALLPIAIFLCGISLFEIYRLRPDLIWRQLSWISLGLAVFFIVASVARDYTWLQQYRYVIGVAACILLALGPLFGREIGGAKSWVQLFGVSLEPSEPAKPLMVIFLAGYLTEARRLLSAPTRRIMGVLVPEIGYVGPMFLIWGISLLLLMFQRDLGTALLLFAVYLSMLYLASGRSSYLALGLFLIACGGVLSYLLFGHVRNRVLVWLNPWRDPKGAGYQMIQSLYAIAAGGITGVGPGAGLPRAIPAVETDFIFSALLEEFGIIVGAPVLMAYFYLAAEGIGRAMNSSDEFGALLAGGISVLFSLQTLIILGGVFRIIPMTGVTTPFISYGGSSMVTCFGALGILARIGGVGSGAVEQAGYDRPGIQEACRRFLGFTAGGLAIVAVVMAYYAGAGFRYLAADPQNPRMARAEERIIRGSILARRGEILAFSEVIGDKPIRRYTVPESLAQVIGYSHSRYGKSGIEAAYNKELLGLDDFLIQPPHRGKDVLLTIDLGLQKLGERLLRGRPGAIVAIFPATGDILACVSEPGFDPCRLDETWNELASDPRRALLNRATQGLYPPGSALKPIIAIAALDAGKIRADDTFECNGSIMIDGQVISCPGPGGNGKGHGKVTLDMALARSCNVAFVEIAEICGEATLKEAMKAWGFHMKPTLEIPASAPRFPLEKAMSRSLIAESGIGQGETLVTPLFMAQVAAAISMGGMMPEPRIIMDIVPHGRRPGSAAKIGPHFRRVSSITATGVIRDMMVDVVSKGTGRLAAIPGIEVAGKTGTAQNPAGPPHAWFIGFAPARDPQIAVSVVVENGGSGGLVAAPIARELMKYWLEQVGILEKS; encoded by the coding sequence TTGGGTCTATGGTCTAATGGGAAGGTTGCCGGATGGAATCTGGCAGGACTGTGCATACTCCCCGGAACAATAGGTTTTATCTGCGTAAAGATAGCCCAGGGGGCCACGGGGGATGGCTGGCACTGGACAATACCGGTCATATTTGCCTTGGCATCCCTTATAGCCCTTAGCATCGAGGAAAAGGTGCTCAAGGTAAGGGATAAGGCGCTGCTGCCTATCGCCATATTTCTCTGTGGTATCAGCTTATTTGAGATATATCGATTGAGGCCGGATCTCATATGGCGTCAATTATCATGGATATCCCTCGGTCTGGCCGTATTCTTCATCGTTGCCAGCGTGGCAAGAGACTATACGTGGCTGCAGCAATACCGGTATGTCATAGGAGTGGCTGCTTGCATTCTCTTGGCGCTTGGCCCTCTTTTCGGACGCGAAATAGGAGGCGCTAAGTCCTGGGTCCAGCTCTTCGGGGTGAGCCTTGAGCCATCGGAACCTGCCAAACCCCTGATGGTAATATTCTTAGCCGGGTATCTGACAGAGGCGCGAAGGCTTTTATCTGCGCCTACTCGCCGGATAATGGGGGTTCTCGTGCCAGAGATTGGGTATGTGGGACCCATGTTTCTCATATGGGGAATCTCCCTTTTGCTCCTTATGTTCCAACGCGACCTCGGCACGGCCCTGTTGCTATTCGCTGTCTATCTTTCGATGCTCTACCTTGCCAGCGGCAGATCATCTTATTTGGCGCTGGGCCTGTTTTTGATAGCCTGTGGAGGAGTTTTGAGCTATCTCCTCTTTGGGCACGTGCGAAACCGTGTTCTCGTCTGGCTGAATCCCTGGAGAGACCCCAAGGGAGCCGGTTACCAGATGATTCAATCACTCTATGCTATCGCTGCCGGAGGCATCACAGGAGTTGGACCAGGAGCGGGACTGCCCCGTGCCATACCGGCAGTGGAGACGGACTTCATATTCTCTGCGCTGCTAGAGGAGTTTGGCATCATCGTGGGAGCTCCGGTATTAATGGCATACTTCTATCTTGCAGCCGAAGGAATTGGCCGGGCGATGAACTCCTCTGACGAATTTGGGGCCCTTTTGGCCGGGGGGATAAGCGTCTTATTTTCCCTGCAGACACTCATCATATTGGGCGGGGTTTTCAGGATCATTCCTATGACAGGAGTTACGACTCCCTTCATCAGCTATGGCGGAAGCTCCATGGTAACATGCTTCGGGGCGCTGGGAATCTTGGCGAGGATTGGGGGCGTGGGTAGCGGGGCAGTTGAACAAGCTGGATACGACCGTCCCGGGATACAAGAGGCATGCCGGAGGTTTTTGGGTTTCACTGCAGGTGGACTTGCCATAGTCGCTGTCGTGATGGCCTATTATGCTGGCGCAGGTTTCCGCTATCTAGCCGCGGATCCACAGAACCCTAGAATGGCGCGCGCGGAAGAAAGGATCATAAGGGGTTCGATCCTTGCGCGCCGGGGGGAGATCCTTGCGTTTTCAGAGGTCATAGGAGATAAACCTATCAGGAGATATACCGTGCCCGAGTCTCTTGCGCAGGTCATTGGATATAGTCATTCGAGGTATGGGAAAAGCGGCATAGAGGCCGCATATAACAAGGAGCTTCTCGGCCTGGATGATTTTCTGATCCAGCCGCCGCATCGAGGAAAAGATGTTCTTCTCACCATCGACCTCGGTCTCCAAAAATTAGGTGAGAGACTGCTCCGGGGCAGGCCAGGCGCAATAGTGGCCATTTTTCCAGCCACAGGGGATATACTTGCTTGTGTGAGCGAGCCTGGTTTTGATCCATGCAGGCTTGATGAAACCTGGAATGAGCTCGCGAGCGACCCAAGGAGGGCCTTGCTGAATAGGGCTACTCAAGGGCTCTATCCACCTGGTTCAGCTTTAAAGCCCATTATCGCGATAGCAGCTCTTGATGCAGGCAAGATCAGGGCTGATGATACCTTTGAATGTAACGGAAGCATCATGATTGACGGGCAGGTCATATCTTGCCCTGGTCCCGGCGGGAACGGCAAGGGGCATGGAAAGGTAACCCTGGATATGGCCCTGGCCCGCTCATGCAATGTCGCGTTTGTAGAGATCGCCGAGATATGCGGTGAGGCAACGCTCAAAGAGGCCATGAAAGCATGGGGTTTCCATATGAAGCCAACTCTAGAAATACCGGCATCAGCTCCCAGGTTCCCTTTGGAGAAGGCCATGTCCAGGAGTCTCATAGCCGAGAGCGGCATAGGGCAGGGAGAGACACTGGTGACCCCACTGTTTATGGCTCAGGTGGCCGCGGCTATCTCAATGGGTGGGATGATGCCAGAACCTAGAATAATCATGGATATAGTGCCACACGGACGCCGGCCTGGTTCGGCTGCGAAGATTGGGCCTCATTTCAGGCGGGTATCTTCCATTACCGCTACCGGGGTGATTCGTGATATGATGGTTGATGTGGTTTCGAAAGGTACAGGGAGGCTAGCCGCGATTCCAGGTATCGAGGTGGCTGGCAAAACCGGAACGGCACAGAATCCAGCAGGTCCGCCCCATGCCTGGTTCATCGGTTTTGCGCCTGCCCGTGACCCACAGATTGCGGTGTCCGTTGTGGTGGAGAATGGGGGCTCAGGTGGGCTCGTGGCAGCCCCAATAGCTAGAGAATTGATGAAATACTGGCTTGAGCAGGTTGGCATCCTAGAAAAGTCATAG
- a CDS encoding Stp1/IreP family PP2C-type Ser/Thr phosphatase, with the protein MKLGVRSDIGRVREVNEDSYFVSESLLVVADGMGGHQAGEVASQIACQTMKDRLPVWSGDPEGWLNEAIHYANAKVYELSLSNPQRRGMGTTLTAAALTDGYIYLGHVGDSRAYIESHGVLKRVTDDHSIVAELVRSGSLTEEEARFHPHRNIITKALGVEPVLIPDLLKVEIGKDDRVILCTDGLTGMVSDGEILGALKRIEDPQELADFLVDLANERGGHDNITVVIARV; encoded by the coding sequence ATGAAACTGGGCGTGCGCTCCGACATAGGCCGGGTAAGGGAAGTAAATGAAGATTCATATTTTGTAAGTGAATCCTTGCTGGTGGTCGCTGATGGCATGGGGGGGCATCAGGCTGGGGAGGTGGCAAGCCAGATAGCTTGCCAGACGATGAAAGACAGGCTGCCAGTCTGGTCTGGTGATCCGGAAGGATGGCTGAATGAGGCCATTCATTATGCAAATGCTAAAGTTTATGAGCTATCTCTCAGTAACCCTCAAAGGCGGGGAATGGGAACCACTCTCACAGCAGCTGCGCTGACGGACGGTTACATTTACTTGGGACATGTGGGTGATAGCCGCGCCTACATTGAATCTCATGGGGTTTTGAAGAGGGTCACAGATGATCACTCAATCGTCGCGGAGCTTGTGAGGAGCGGAAGCCTTACAGAAGAGGAGGCAAGATTTCATCCTCATCGTAATATCATTACAAAGGCCCTTGGGGTGGAGCCCGTCTTGATCCCGGACCTCTTAAAAGTGGAAATCGGGAAAGATGATCGAGTAATTCTCTGCACCGATGGGCTTACGGGCATGGTCTCTGACGGAGAAATCCTGGGCGCTCTGAAGAGAATCGAGGATCCACAAGAACTTGCGGATTTTCTCGTAGATCTCGCCAATGAAAGGGGAGGCCATGATAATATCACGGTAGTTATAGCCCGAGTTTGA
- a CDS encoding FHA domain-containing protein, which produces MLALLMVAWRFLLIAVIYAFLWRLAREVMAGVTGTSVHFHSENASDHIRTWRGAGREGIAGEESGPRIVVISTSGDPPAGATFFLADRMVIGRAPDCDIVIKDIFASWRHAILYRKGRKFFIEDNGSKNGTLVNGRRLRRRTILKPGDQLLIGDTMLELKE; this is translated from the coding sequence ATGCTAGCCCTTCTGATGGTAGCGTGGCGCTTCCTCTTGATTGCCGTAATATACGCATTTTTGTGGCGGCTCGCCCGCGAGGTGATGGCTGGCGTGACGGGAACGTCAGTCCATTTCCATTCAGAGAATGCTTCCGATCACATACGAACATGGCGCGGAGCCGGCAGGGAGGGGATAGCCGGGGAGGAATCCGGGCCCAGGATCGTTGTAATAAGCACCTCTGGAGATCCTCCAGCCGGCGCAACGTTTTTCTTGGCAGACAGGATGGTCATAGGTAGGGCGCCGGACTGTGACATAGTAATCAAAGATATTTTCGCGTCATGGCGGCATGCCATTCTTTACCGAAAAGGTAGGAAATTCTTCATAGAGGATAATGGCAGCAAGAATGGCACGCTGGTCAATGGTCGCAGACTCAGGCGCAGAACCATTCTCAAACCAGGCGATCAATTGCTGATAGGGGATACAATGCTTGAACTCAAGGAGTGA
- a CDS encoding DUF3662 and FHA domain-containing protein → MSGFFKKIERGIEEAMRKLFYSGDRYSTHPIEIARHIMRAMEDEKRVSVSRIYVPNCYKVMMHPHSVEKIRPLERTVSRELCSYIEMQAKRRGYSFVGPREISFIEESSLKAGEIKVEPAYVEDATLLEIGAYPDGGPVDADGATSRSGEITKEFNRVPPAQPGQAIREDSPYLIIMSGELSGSQYPLSEDRVSLGRSRSNDIVIPDPGVSREHAEILHRQGAFILRDLNSMNGTFVNERRVGEHVLSPGDSIKLGGVLLEFRNGVGRQEGS, encoded by the coding sequence ATGAGTGGTTTCTTCAAGAAAATAGAACGAGGCATTGAGGAAGCCATGAGGAAGCTCTTCTACAGCGGGGATCGTTATAGCACACATCCTATCGAGATTGCGCGGCACATAATGAGAGCTATGGAAGATGAAAAACGGGTCAGTGTATCAAGGATATATGTTCCAAATTGCTACAAGGTGATGATGCACCCTCACAGTGTCGAGAAAATCAGACCCCTTGAGCGCACTGTCTCGCGTGAGCTTTGCTCGTACATCGAAATGCAGGCAAAAAGGCGAGGCTATTCATTTGTGGGGCCCCGGGAGATTTCCTTTATTGAGGAAAGCTCCCTGAAGGCCGGTGAGATAAAGGTAGAGCCTGCGTATGTGGAAGATGCAACTCTCCTCGAGATCGGGGCGTATCCAGATGGGGGGCCCGTGGATGCAGATGGAGCTACATCCAGGTCGGGAGAGATCACAAAGGAATTCAACCGTGTGCCACCCGCACAGCCCGGGCAGGCAATAAGGGAAGATAGTCCCTACTTGATTATAATGTCTGGCGAACTCTCAGGCAGCCAGTATCCGCTCAGCGAAGATCGAGTCAGCCTGGGACGTTCTAGATCCAATGACATAGTCATACCTGACCCTGGCGTCTCGCGGGAACACGCGGAAATCCTGCATAGACAAGGGGCTTTCATCTTGCGGGACCTCAACAGCATGAATGGCACATTTGTCAATGAACGACGAGTGGGCGAGCATGTTCTAAGCCCGGGGGATTCCATCAAACTCGGCGGGGTCTTGCTTGAATTCAGGAATGGAGTTGGGCGCCAGGAGGGATCATGA
- the rlmN gene encoding 23S rRNA (adenine(2503)-C(2))-methyltransferase RlmN produces MQQDFDLRSVDFMGLFPGELEDLFDRLGLPRYRGRQVFRWIHRNHETSFYSMTDLPLDLREELSSLVDVRPARVLAKQESRDGTVKYLVGFDDGNAVEAARMKYEYGITACISSQIGCKMACRMCASGMSGFVRNLRAGEMVDLMGIIDKDVREIGGRVRNIVMMGSGEPLDNYDNVLRFLKLMNEPMGLDIGFRRMTISTCGIVPGINKLAREGLPITLSVSLHAPSDDIRDEIMPINRRYPIALLLEACKEYIAASGRRVTFEYSLMRGLNDGLNHARELAALLSGMLCHVNLIPVNPVNGGEPERSSPERIRAFAQVLRASGINVTVRRALGEDIDAACGQLRRRFYSVDAGEHAGVSYGSHNMPGKELQ; encoded by the coding sequence ATGCAACAGGATTTTGATCTCAGGTCGGTGGATTTTATGGGGCTCTTCCCGGGTGAGCTAGAAGATCTCTTTGACCGGCTGGGGTTGCCACGTTATAGAGGACGTCAGGTCTTCAGGTGGATCCACAGAAACCATGAGACTTCATTTTACTCGATGACCGATCTGCCCCTGGACCTCAGAGAGGAGCTTTCGAGTCTGGTCGATGTTCGACCCGCACGTGTGCTAGCAAAGCAGGAATCTAGGGACGGTACGGTTAAGTACCTTGTTGGCTTTGATGATGGGAATGCGGTGGAAGCCGCTCGAATGAAATATGAGTATGGCATCACGGCATGTATCTCTAGTCAGATTGGGTGCAAGATGGCCTGTAGAATGTGTGCCAGCGGGATGTCCGGTTTTGTGAGAAACCTCCGTGCTGGAGAGATGGTGGATCTTATGGGTATCATAGACAAAGATGTACGAGAAATCGGAGGCCGGGTTCGCAATATCGTGATGATGGGTTCGGGTGAGCCCTTGGATAATTACGATAATGTCTTGAGGTTTTTGAAGCTCATGAACGAGCCGATGGGATTAGACATTGGTTTCAGGCGCATGACCATATCTACTTGCGGAATCGTGCCGGGGATCAATAAACTGGCCAGAGAGGGACTCCCGATTACCCTTTCAGTATCGCTCCATGCTCCATCTGATGATATTCGTGATGAGATAATGCCTATAAACAGGCGATATCCAATAGCGCTGCTCCTTGAAGCGTGTAAGGAATACATAGCCGCATCCGGGAGGCGGGTGACTTTCGAATACTCCCTCATGAGAGGGCTAAATGATGGCCTAAACCACGCGCGTGAACTCGCCGCGCTTTTATCTGGTATGCTGTGCCATGTGAATCTTATACCTGTGAATCCGGTAAATGGAGGGGAACCTGAAAGGTCCAGTCCCGAACGAATCAGGGCATTTGCCCAGGTGTTGAGAGCCAGCGGAATCAATGTCACGGTCAGACGCGCCCTTGGAGAGGACATCGATGCTGCATGCGGGCAGCTACGGCGTAGATTTTATTCCGTAGATGCCGGTGAACATGCCGGTGTCTCGTATGGGAGCCATAATATGCCGGGGAAGGAATTGCAATGA
- a CDS encoding histidine phosphatase family protein, which yields MRTSLFLVRHAETEWNKSNRYQGHLDIELSQKGKEQAKQLALHLAHARFDAIYASDLARASDTARAIAEVQRLNVFYSPELREINVGAWAGLTREEIVARDPEAFKRWLSDSTDVPFPGGESYTMVQARVMPFIHKIIQAHQGSRILVVSHSGPLKVIILSLLGLSLDLRKIIYLGNASISMISITDGNPRLELLNANGCKELIASER from the coding sequence ATGAGGACATCCCTTTTTTTAGTAAGACATGCGGAAACAGAATGGAATAAGTCTAACAGATATCAGGGACACCTGGACATCGAGCTCTCCCAGAAGGGCAAGGAGCAAGCGAAGCAACTGGCTCTTCATCTGGCGCATGCCAGATTTGATGCGATCTATGCTAGTGACCTTGCGAGAGCCAGTGATACTGCGCGTGCTATAGCTGAAGTCCAGCGACTGAACGTTTTCTATTCCCCCGAATTGAGGGAGATAAATGTGGGAGCCTGGGCGGGACTGACGCGAGAAGAAATCGTGGCCAGGGATCCGGAAGCTTTCAAGCGATGGCTTTCGGATAGCACCGACGTTCCCTTCCCCGGAGGCGAATCGTATACCATGGTCCAGGCACGAGTGATGCCATTCATACACAAGATCATTCAGGCGCATCAGGGTAGTCGGATCCTCGTGGTGAGCCATTCCGGCCCCCTCAAAGTGATCATCCTGAGCCTCCTGGGCCTTAGTCTTGATCTGAGGAAGATCATCTACCTGGGAAATGCCAGCATAAGTATGATATCCATCACTGATGGCAACCCTCGCCTGGAGCTCCTCAACGCGAATGGATGCAAGGAACTGATCGCTTCAGAGCGGTGA
- a CDS encoding cellulosome anchor protein, with product MLAASICLNSGDLAWFDNLLTKSRPRGRNCRGGRSGAKWALIILVFIFILLDAFSGGAGAQGGELVSLSNDYVRVFVNNTDDATCRFALDTTGGDPTKSEDDNKPLIYGRPVPWTSFTTIRIDGKDYCYGGATKKRAGEKGLYGDMISRPHIVDGKEIVSICRLGDSKDIEAIQSLRIVRSSTTGLFDTAEIRYVVTNEGTSPREIGVRILLDTMLGANDGAPFRVRGDAIISDTAYTVSDIPEFWQAFDSLSAPSVTSQGTLSGQGATPPDRVYLSNWGSLADGVWDFDFSPGREFIRKGEYEPDSAIALFWDPKPLAPGESREYVTLYGLGGISISPGDLSLGVSSPAEVAVGKDQPKTFPVVCYVENSGKGDAIGTRVSITLPEGLSLKSGQSPVRDLGILKVGELSQVVWDVVPKGRPGETLSYSVRVEAENAEPNQVTREVRILEAPKFQVTLSGPRELSIVDQRLSPDPFKIYATIKNVGGSTAYGVQARMSWGALLGPAPHEKASRFLGPLDPQQSYKVVWQLEPRDSGSFAECGVKVEAYNTEGVFMDYRIAVPRLEPRIEVMPPENPVKAGSFFPVYIRITNVKNFLKGTLDIAYDPDILQMISVSRGTVFVEGDKLSEWRGGTISEVPGQVHAIGGRLSAPADVFGTFACINFLARTVGKATITISNARILNADGREVPVRAINGVVMVSK from the coding sequence ATGCTGGCTGCAAGTATATGTTTAAACTCAGGGGATCTGGCCTGGTTCGATAACCTGCTCACAAAATCGCGGCCCCGGGGAAGGAACTGCAGGGGAGGGCGATCTGGAGCCAAATGGGCCTTGATTATCCTCGTTTTCATATTCATCTTGCTGGATGCCTTTTCTGGTGGCGCCGGCGCTCAGGGCGGGGAACTGGTTTCCCTTTCAAACGACTATGTTCGTGTGTTCGTCAATAATACCGATGATGCCACGTGCAGGTTTGCCCTTGATACAACAGGCGGGGATCCCACAAAATCAGAGGATGACAATAAGCCTTTAATATATGGCAGACCGGTCCCATGGACCTCATTCACCACCATCCGGATCGATGGTAAAGATTATTGTTATGGAGGAGCCACAAAAAAGCGTGCGGGCGAGAAGGGCTTATATGGTGATATGATATCACGGCCCCATATAGTCGACGGCAAGGAAATTGTTAGCATTTGTAGACTGGGCGACAGTAAGGATATCGAGGCGATCCAATCCCTCAGGATAGTCCGGAGCAGCACCACGGGGCTTTTTGATACTGCAGAGATTCGGTATGTAGTGACTAATGAGGGGACAAGTCCCAGGGAGATAGGGGTCCGTATCCTGTTGGATACCATGTTGGGCGCAAATGACGGCGCTCCTTTCCGCGTGAGGGGCGATGCCATAATTTCTGACACGGCATATACAGTCTCGGATATTCCTGAATTTTGGCAGGCCTTTGATTCACTTAGCGCCCCAAGCGTAACAAGCCAGGGAACATTATCTGGCCAAGGAGCCACGCCTCCTGACAGAGTCTATCTATCTAATTGGGGGAGCCTTGCCGATGGGGTCTGGGATTTCGACTTTTCTCCCGGACGGGAATTCATCAGGAAAGGAGAATATGAACCGGATAGTGCCATAGCTCTATTCTGGGATCCGAAACCTCTTGCGCCCGGAGAGTCACGTGAATATGTCACTCTCTATGGCCTTGGCGGGATAAGTATATCGCCAGGGGATCTCTCTCTTGGGGTAAGTTCCCCTGCAGAGGTGGCTGTGGGCAAAGATCAGCCCAAAACATTCCCTGTTGTATGTTATGTGGAAAATTCAGGGAAGGGTGATGCCATTGGCACACGAGTCAGCATAACTCTACCAGAGGGACTCAGCTTGAAATCCGGACAATCCCCGGTCCGCGACCTAGGGATTCTCAAGGTGGGAGAATTGTCTCAGGTAGTCTGGGATGTGGTCCCGAAAGGAAGGCCGGGAGAGACTCTTTCGTATTCTGTCAGGGTAGAGGCCGAAAATGCTGAACCGAACCAGGTTACGAGAGAGGTGCGCATTCTTGAGGCCCCGAAATTCCAGGTCACCTTGAGCGGCCCCAGAGAACTATCGATTGTCGATCAGCGGCTTTCCCCTGATCCATTCAAGATTTACGCTACCATCAAGAATGTGGGCGGGTCTACAGCATATGGGGTCCAGGCGAGGATGTCCTGGGGGGCACTCCTGGGTCCGGCTCCCCATGAGAAAGCCTCAAGGTTCCTTGGGCCATTGGACCCCCAGCAGTCCTACAAGGTAGTGTGGCAGCTTGAACCCAGAGATTCTGGTTCTTTTGCTGAGTGCGGGGTAAAGGTGGAGGCGTACAATACAGAAGGAGTCTTCATGGATTACAGGATAGCAGTGCCACGGCTCGAGCCCAGGATCGAAGTGATGCCGCCCGAGAATCCTGTCAAGGCAGGCAGTTTCTTCCCTGTCTACATACGGATCACTAATGTGAAGAACTTCCTCAAGGGGACGCTTGATATAGCCTATGACCCGGATATCCTGCAGATGATCAGCGTGTCCAGGGGCACGGTATTCGTCGAGGGTGACAAACTCTCTGAGTGGAGAGGCGGGACCATATCTGAAGTCCCCGGGCAGGTGCATGCAATTGGGGGGCGTCTCTCTGCGCCGGCAGACGTCTTCGGAACCTTTGCATGTATCAATTTCCTTGCCAGGACAGTGGGTAAGGCCACCATTACCATCAGCAATGCGCGCATACTGAATGCTGACGGGCGTGAAGTGCCTGTGCGAGCCATAAATGGAGTCGTGATGGTATCAAAATGA